A part of Gemmatimonas groenlandica genomic DNA contains:
- a CDS encoding DUF6130 family protein produces the protein MHRPLRLLTAMAMTVSIGATPSLSSAQAASARDIKGPSPLVAITNEPAPKLIVDPPLSAQLKRGLVFIQYRAEHARIVPVFGAGALDVSPRVAHVHITVDDLPWHFVDASGETVILVGLLPGPHRVLFELADPTHRVITSKTVSFTVPVSAPPTVFLPTAEKHDSTAHPELR, from the coding sequence ATGCACCGACCTCTTCGCCTTCTCACCGCCATGGCCATGACTGTTTCAATAGGCGCCACCCCGAGTCTGTCTTCGGCGCAGGCGGCAAGCGCCCGTGACATCAAGGGCCCGTCCCCGCTCGTCGCGATCACCAACGAACCGGCGCCGAAGCTGATCGTTGATCCGCCGCTCTCCGCGCAACTCAAGCGTGGGCTGGTATTCATCCAGTACCGTGCGGAACACGCGCGCATCGTGCCGGTGTTCGGCGCCGGTGCGCTCGACGTTTCGCCGCGCGTCGCGCACGTGCACATCACCGTCGATGACCTGCCGTGGCATTTCGTAGATGCGAGCGGTGAGACGGTCATCCTCGTCGGCCTGCTACCCGGCCCGCACCGGGTGCTGTTCGAACTCGCCGATCCGACGCATCGCGTCATCACCAGCAAAACGGTGTCGTTCACCGTTCCCGTTTCCGCGCCGCCGACGGTGTTCCTGCCGACTGCCGAGAAGCACGACAGCACTGCGCATCCAGAACTTCGATAA